The Solanum lycopersicum chromosome 2, SLM_r2.1 DNA window CTGGATCATTTCAAATTCAATCCTCAATTCCAGAATAacataatatcatatcatatgcATATCCATTTTAGTGTAACAAAATAACACCTAGAGCGTACTAAAAGATCAATTGACTAagcataaaaaaattcacattaacATCCATTACTAGATGAAAGAATACAAGGGTAAAAGGCGAATTACCCAGGCTCCTTCAGTCAAACGATCAAGAGCTTCGTTCATATGTTCTTGATATATTCCACCCCCTCTTGTTATTGGTATACATTTCCCTGCACATCTTCACAAAGTGAGTAGTAACCCCCACCAACAATTACATTCTGTATTAAATTGAGGAATTCATGTAGGCCTGCAAATGAAACCCAGAACCTCAAATCCCCTAATGCACATCAAATTAAGAGTCCTCTGTTTCACGTTTTGGCAAgggaaataaataagaaaatataaaattgactGTTATACATGTCAGTGGAGAATAAACCACACAGTGACAGATCCAGATCTGAATGGTCAATACGGAAGCATGTTGAACAGAAGTATAGGTGCAGAAATGAATAATTGCTCGATATGGAAGCTTGCTCTACAAGAGGATGGATAATCTGAATAACCGCTCAGCATGAAAAGCTTAATATCCATGTGAATGGTACAGAAACCACAGGTGCGCATGCAGATTCGAGTAAGTGCTAACATGGAAATTTCAAGCTAAACCTAAGTCCTATTCCACCAAGATATCACCTTGAGTTTTGAGGCACTACTTCAGTTTATATAAGCATAGGTAGTTACACATTTTTATCACGATTATGCAGCTGATTCCAAAGACATTTATTGCATCATTCCTACACCCAAAAGCCCCTTCACTACTGAACCATTAAAAAGTAAATGATCTCCAAATATTCTCAAAGTTCTTGATAGAATATCTATGCAAGAACATGCTCTGTCCTTCCTAAGGGAACCTAATATTCTGCTTCAAAAATGCATGTCCACTGACAAAGCATAACTTGCATTTTGCTTTTCACTTTTGAACCCTACTATGATATGGAGTTCATTTTTGAGGAATAGTAAGGTTGTAAAATGACGCACTAGGATTATGCCAAAAATTACATACGGATCAGTTCCTTTACGATTACTGTAAGAAGCTGAGAAAACCTATCATCCTATTAACTGTATTTGACATCTTCTAGCCTACACCAAAATCCCAAAagggaaataaatatatatttcatagtgTAAATATTCTCATAGGGAATGCATCTGCGATGAAAATACATGTCCACTTTCAAACATCTTTGGTTCCTCTCCTTCCAATTCACCCACCAAACACACTGAGGAATGGTCTACCATATATCCCACTGTGATATAAAGTTCGTACAAGTAATAAAAACACCAAAAGATAGGGCATGAAAATACAAGAACAGAAGTGTACCAGACCAACAGATTACACACCGATCCGGAAAAAGTATGACAATACTGTATTTTTAAAGCATATGTCTTCCGCTGCCAGTACCCATCGAGCCAGCTTTGCATCACAAATTGGAAAACCTTTGAATGCCCACATAACTGGGTCATCTAAACTGCAGTTAGAAACACAATAGGAAATAAGAGACATGACTACAACAATCAAAGTATTCGAGAAACTCACTCTATCAATGATTAAATCAACTATGCTTCAACCCCAAAATGGAATTTTTATATGAATCCTCTATACGCATACCAAATATCAGCAAAATATTTCTGTAATTCTTCGTCCGTTAAGCATTAAATTCAATAATAGCTAGTTTACCCAATAAACAATTTCACCAAATTTCTACTAACAAGTTTTTTCTGTCACAGGAAGCTCGTAATGAAGAGATAAAGTGACTTACGTGGACATGTGATTGCTGACGGTGAGGAGAGGAACGCCGGCTGGGCGGGATCGAACTAGCCGGATAAGGACGTCGCCGTTGTGCACGGTGGTGGTGTTCAATAGATTGGCCACCGCCTTAGCGAAAGTACCTATCGCCGTGATCACCACTTTCCGAGGTATACCCCCCAGGTGGTTTGCTCTCGCCGCCCATTCCATCGTCCGGCCACCCATTTCCCAAAAATTCCACACTGATGTCAAAGTCCGGCGGCATAAACTCCTTTCATTGGGCACCAAGTTATTACAGACTAATTAAGTATCAGAAATAGACACAATTGGTCCCTTATATTTGAGGATAAGTGCAAATATGAGCCATTTTGATAGATATGCAgtcctatttttaaaaaaaaatgattttctaattCGATATTGGTATTAGATTCTGATAAATTTAGATTTGTGTTATGTAGGTCTCATTTTGTCTAGCAGCAGTATTTCGATTAGGTTTACTTATATACATAGAATACGGATCAAAATCTCTGATTAAGGGTTAAAACATCTTAATCTTTCCATCGAGATGTGAATTTAGAATTTGAAGACTTTGGATGTACCGATAGCGAATCTaggattttatttaagaattttatttaagaattttatttgttttagtaaCTTTTAAGTGTATTTTTGCTTTTAATTCGCGTATAACACACctttttactaattaaattaaattaaattaatgacaCATATAatggttaaataaatttaaagtgcTATTTTATTGAAAGTTAAGTacctaattaaaatttcatggaATAGAAAACTCTAGAGTTAATATAATGagtcaaacataaaatttttccaaatcatttcatatatttctaattatgcaatttctaactttttctagatatattatttctctttaaattattttaaaattgaaagaaaattttaaataggaAAAGGTTAAAATATATCtctcaattttgattttttagttgATTATATCCCtgctattaaaataaaattatttataacctCACAGTTACTAATTTCACTATTTATACCCCTCAATTGACGGAAATttccaaattaaattaaattaaattaacccaatttttttttaaaaaaatccgtTCCTCAACTTAAACCCAATACCCAACCCGTCTAAAAACCTAACCCAATTAAGTTGGGTATTGAGTTTAAGTTGAGGAAcgggttttttaaaaaaaattaggttaatttaatttaattttggggATTTCAATTAATTGAGGgatataaataatga harbors:
- the LOC101267193 gene encoding N-acylphosphatidylethanolamine synthase isoform X2, whose product is MGGRTMEWAARANHLGGIPRKVVITAIGTFAKAVANLLNTTTVHNGDVLIRLVRSRPAGVPLLTVSNHMSTLDDPVMWAFKGFPICDAKLARWVLAAEDICFKNTVLSYFFRIGKCIPITRGGGIYQEHMNEALDRLTEGAWVMPENYAFGRRPPVPLWNQEIKIVVGEPMEFNLPELREMALSQSRDSSSSSGQWPRNILGGLNEAAQKCLYMTISDQIRTTLENLRNFSKSYAKAEQ